A window from Malania oleifera isolate guangnan ecotype guangnan chromosome 7, ASM2987363v1, whole genome shotgun sequence encodes these proteins:
- the LOC131160890 gene encoding uncharacterized protein LOC131160890 has protein sequence MEFDLQLKFAEVASFIHKHEDSMHRRAPPAWMNPTLPDCRFCGGTNSAKPVISDKKKRINWLFLLLGQMLGCCTLQQLRYFCKHTKNHRTGDKRQLLYCTYLVMCKQLDPEGPFDP, from the coding sequence ATGGAGTTCGATTTGCAGCTGAAGTTCGCGGAGGTCGCCTCGTTCATACACAAGCACGAGGACAGCATGCACCGCAGGGCTCCGCCGGCGTGGATGAACCCCACGCTTCCTGACTGCAGGTTTTGTGGCGGAACCAACTCAGCGAAGCCGGTGATTTCGGATAAGAAGAAGAGAATAAATTGGCTGTTCTTGCTGCTGGGGCAAATGCTGGGGTGCTGCACGCTCCAGCAACTCAGGTATTTCTGCAAGCACACCAAGAATCATCGCACGGGCGACAAGCGTCAGCTTCTTTACTGTACCTATCTTGTCATGTGCAAGCAGCTTGATCCGGAGGGGCCTTTTGATCCATGA
- the LOC131159815 gene encoding protein SODIUM POTASSIUM ROOT DEFECTIVE 3 isoform X1, translating into MKGIDIFCASQASTAIYVSTEQGSSSSAASRFGGPAIDRYNPIIRDERRSGGRALAAPCSSSQSPINPKPLHHRHQQHHHHQKKTRKCSAAKKNYAKQSDRPNSRSKSCSKLPSDLIRKRFGASAHLSSPLGSSRNLLSDEPFCNVLSDFDQVLTLVPVEPKKSQPILKQDEAPASASASASEPSSSSSSRPSDQQVVVLRVSLHCKGCEGKVRKHISRMEGVTSFNIDFAAKKVTVIGDVTPMSVLASISKVKNARLLTSAVPSTSPSSSFET; encoded by the exons ATGAAAGGAATTGACATCTTCTGCGCATCCCAAGCCTCAACAGCCATATATGTGAGCACGGAACAGGGCTCCTCTTCCTCCGCCGCTTCGCGCTTCGGCGGCCCAGCAATCGATCGCTACAATCCCATCATCAGAGACGAAAGAAGAAGTGGCGGCAGAGCCCTCGCCGCTCCCTGCTCTTCTTCTCAGTCGCCCATCAATCCTAAACCTCTCCATCACCGCCACCAGCAGCACCACCACCACCAAAAGAAGACCAGAAAATGCTCTGCCGCCAAAAAGAACTATGCAAAACAGAGCGATCGGCCGAATAGTAGGAGTAAGAGTTGTTCTAAGCTGCCAAGTGATTTGATTAGGAAGAGATTCGGTGCGTCTGCTCATCTGTCAAGCCCTCTTGGCTCGTCTAGGAACCTGTTGAGCGATGAACCTTTCTGCAATGTGCTCTCAGATTTTGACCAGGTTTTAACATTGGTTCCTGTTGAACCCAAGAAGTCTCAGCCCATTCTAAAGCAAGACGAAGCTCCTGCCTCTGCTTCTGCTTCTGCTTCTGAaccctcttcctcttcttcatctcGTCCCTCAGACCAG CAGGTGGTGGTTCTGAGGGTGTCGCTGCACTGCAAAGGCTGCGAAGGAAAAGTGAGGAAACACATATCTAGGATGGAAG GGGTGACATCCTTCAATATAGACTTTGCAGCGAAGAAGGTGACAGTAATTGGAGACGTGACGCCAATGAGCGTCCTTGCCAGCATCTCTAAGGTGAAGAATGCACGGCTTTTGACCTCTGCAGTGCCATCCACATCGCCCTCTTCCAGCTTTGAAACTTAG
- the LOC131159815 gene encoding protein SODIUM POTASSIUM ROOT DEFECTIVE 3 isoform X2, whose protein sequence is MKGIDIFCASQASTAIYVSTEQGSSSSAASRFGGPAIDRYNPIIRDERRSGGRALAAPCSSSQSPINPKPLHHRHQQHHHHQKKTRKCSAAKKNYAKQSDRPNSRSKSCSKLPSDLIRKRFGASAHLSSPLGSSRNLLSDEPFCNVLSDFDQVLTLVPVEPKKSQPILKQDEAPASASASASEPSSSSSSRPSDQVVVLRVSLHCKGCEGKVRKHISRMEGVTSFNIDFAAKKVTVIGDVTPMSVLASISKVKNARLLTSAVPSTSPSSSFET, encoded by the exons ATGAAAGGAATTGACATCTTCTGCGCATCCCAAGCCTCAACAGCCATATATGTGAGCACGGAACAGGGCTCCTCTTCCTCCGCCGCTTCGCGCTTCGGCGGCCCAGCAATCGATCGCTACAATCCCATCATCAGAGACGAAAGAAGAAGTGGCGGCAGAGCCCTCGCCGCTCCCTGCTCTTCTTCTCAGTCGCCCATCAATCCTAAACCTCTCCATCACCGCCACCAGCAGCACCACCACCACCAAAAGAAGACCAGAAAATGCTCTGCCGCCAAAAAGAACTATGCAAAACAGAGCGATCGGCCGAATAGTAGGAGTAAGAGTTGTTCTAAGCTGCCAAGTGATTTGATTAGGAAGAGATTCGGTGCGTCTGCTCATCTGTCAAGCCCTCTTGGCTCGTCTAGGAACCTGTTGAGCGATGAACCTTTCTGCAATGTGCTCTCAGATTTTGACCAGGTTTTAACATTGGTTCCTGTTGAACCCAAGAAGTCTCAGCCCATTCTAAAGCAAGACGAAGCTCCTGCCTCTGCTTCTGCTTCTGCTTCTGAaccctcttcctcttcttcatctcGTCCCTCAGACCAG GTGGTGGTTCTGAGGGTGTCGCTGCACTGCAAAGGCTGCGAAGGAAAAGTGAGGAAACACATATCTAGGATGGAAG GGGTGACATCCTTCAATATAGACTTTGCAGCGAAGAAGGTGACAGTAATTGGAGACGTGACGCCAATGAGCGTCCTTGCCAGCATCTCTAAGGTGAAGAATGCACGGCTTTTGACCTCTGCAGTGCCATCCACATCGCCCTCTTCCAGCTTTGAAACTTAG